One part of the Solanum dulcamara chromosome 8, daSolDulc1.2, whole genome shotgun sequence genome encodes these proteins:
- the LOC129900325 gene encoding rhodanese-like domain-containing protein 14, chloroplastic has protein sequence MAALTSASLQHGFHSVPYSTPKELVSVTCGLATTLKRRSFSLSYSPSTLRIRCAATKPAKSPAEEDWSTKRAFLLEKRVRSVEAKEAFRLQKENNFVILDVRPEAEFKEAHPEGAINVQIYRLIKEWTAWDIARRAAFAFFGIFSGTEENPEFLQIVESKIAKDAKIIVACSSGGTMKPTQNLPEGQQSRSLIAAYLLVLNGYTNVFHLEGGIYNWYKEELPTVSEE, from the exons ATGGCTGCTCTAACTTCTGCTTCTTTGCAGCATGGATTTCATTCTGTACCATATTCAACTCCCAAAGAATTAGTATCTGTTACATGTGGCTTAGCTACCACACTGAAGAGAAGATCATTCTCCTTAAGCTACAGCCCTTCAACCCTCAGAATCAGATGTGCAGCTACTAAACCTGCAAAATCACCAG CTGAAGAAGACTGGTCAACTAAAAGAGCATTTTTGCTTGAGAAAAGG GTGAGGAGTGTTGAGGCAAAAGAAGCATTCAGACTTCAAAAAGAGAACAATTTTGTGATTCTTGACGTACGACCTGAGGCCGAGTTCAAAGAG GCTCATCCAGAAGGAGCTATTAATGTCCAGATATACAGGCTAATAAAGGAATGGACAGCATGGGACATAGCTAGGAGGGCTGCATTTGCCTTTTTTGGCATATTTTCTGGCACTGAAGAAAATCCTGAATTCTTACAAA TTGTTGAATCTAAAATAGCGAAGGATGCAAAGATAATAGTGGCTTGCTCATCCGGGGGTACAATGAAGCCTACCCAAAATCTTCCCGAGGGCCAACAATCAAG GTCACTTATTGCTGCATATTTGCTAGTTCTAAATGGTTACACTAATGTATTTCATTTGGAGGGAGGAATCTATAACTGGTACAAAGAAGAATTACCAACAGTTTCTGAAGAATGA
- the LOC129899482 gene encoding AAA-ATPase At2g46620-like — MFLYLLAIIPLCLLVKFVSKTSLLHILKKWLRSLQDKCYVYQFYKVPEFNHNMQENQLYRKISTYLNSLPCVEDSDFTNLFSGSKPNEINLVLNANQKIVDNFLGARVSWINEKNEKTGHKSFVLKISRNDKRQIIRTYLQHIHSKFDEVEQRRKEVRLFVNKNDELDGDRRWISVAFTHPASFDTVVMEQDLKNKVKADLETFLKSKQHYNRIGRIWKRNYLLHGPSGTGKSTFIAAMANFLSYDVYNIDLSKVSDDSDLKLLLLQSTNKSLIVIEDLDSYLCNNSTALSFSAILNFMDGIFSCCADERIMIFTMNRKDQIDPAILRPGRIDHHIHFPLCDFNAFKSLANSHLGLKDHKLFPQVEENFQTGSVLSPAEISEIMISNRSSPTRALKLVISTHRSNSKVIPSRTSDKIETIHSNIEADLAPKHPLWLSKSRSVRPVEESGESDKYPQGLIKSKSVRPMAESGTFGKESVNELRKFYGLIRIKSSRKKSLDFDTSEK; from the coding sequence ATGTTTCTGTATTTGTTAGCAATCATTCCTTTGTGTTTGCTAGTGAAATTTGTATCAAAAACATCTCTACTTCATATTCTCAAGAAATGGTTGCGTTCGTTACAAGACAAATGCTATGTTTACCAGTTCTACAAGGTACCCGAATTCAACCACAACATGCAGGAAAATCAACTTTATCGAAAAATCAGCACTTACCTGAATTCTTTACCCTGTGTTGAAGATTCCGATTTCACCAATCTTTTCTCCGGAAGCAAACCCAATGAAATCAACCTCGTTCTCAACGCCAACCAGAAAATCGTTGATAATTTCCTCGGCGCCAGAGTTTCTTGGATCAATGAGAAGAATGAAAAAACCGGTCACAAGTCATTTGTTCTGAAGATAAGTAGGAACGACAAGCGTCAAATTATCCGTACTTATCTTCAACACATTCACTCGAAATTCGATGAAGTTGAGCAGAGGAGAAAGGAGGTGAGATTGTTTGTCAACAAAAACGATGAATTGGATGGAGACCGACGGTGGATATCAGTAGCGTTTACTCATCCGGCGAGTTTTGACACTGTCGTAATGGAACAGGATCTGAAGAACAAGGTCAAAGCCGATTTAGAAACGTTCCTAAAATCAAAGCAGCATTATAATCGAATCGGGCGGATTTGGAAACGGAATTATTTACTACACGGACCTTCTGGCACAGGAAAATCAACATTCATTGCAGCAATGGCAAATTTCCTAAGCTACGACGTGTACAatattgatttatcaaaagtctCCGACGATTCAGATCTGAAACTACTTCTATTGCAGAGCACGAATAAGTCATTGATTGTTATCGAAGATCTCGATAGTTACCTGTGTAATAACTCAACAGCTCTAAGCTTCTCTGCGATTCTCAATTTCATGGACGGAATTTTTTCATGCTGCGCGGACGAACGAATTATGATATTCACGATGAACAGAAAAGATCAGATTGATCCAGCAATTCTAAGGCCTGGAAGGATTGATCATCACATACACTTCCCCTTATGTGATTTCAACGCATTCAAAAGTTTAGCTAACAGTCATTTGGGATTGAAAGATCACAAGCTTTTTCCACAGGTAGAGGAAAATTTTCAAACCGGGTCGGTTTTGAGTCCAGCTGAAATCAgtgaaatcatgatttcaaaccGGAGTTCGCCGACCAGGGCGTTGAAATTGGTGATTTCTACTCATCGGAGTAACAGTAAGGTCATCCCTTCGAGAACATCCGATAAAATTGAAACAATACACAGTAACATTGAAGCTGACCTAGCACCTAAGCATCCACTATGGTTGAGTAAATCTAGATCGGTTCGACCCGTGGAGGAATCGGGTGAGTCGGATAAGTATCCACAAGGATTGATCAAATCTAAATCGGTTCGACCCATGGCGGAATCGGGTACATTTGGCAAGGAAAGTGTAAACGAGCTTAGAAAGTTTTATGGACTTATAAGAATAAAGAGTAGTAGGAAGAAATCTTTAGATTTTGATAcctcagaaaaataa